A stretch of Argiope bruennichi chromosome 10, qqArgBrue1.1, whole genome shotgun sequence DNA encodes these proteins:
- the LOC129989157 gene encoding F-box only protein 25-like → MPFLGKDWRSPGEAWVKTSEGWERKKILEYKSNHGQQRYSRNKNAFHEKKRDTNSSEYQFGSSNIGFINNSVMNECQPHCQITLKNTKEVIGFNNIGEAIQKLDFRNAVHDIRRFNYICKLLHLLITQNLTTLSGRATQVLFAVLEEVAQQVASNQQNLHILHMLLNDLRRIIRKYYCWGRPLGSTLLWEQHLKTIDRICQFASDIQIKEPIDDGTYRLTDMPAAILREILLRLSDYKDLMNSAQACDDMKFLMDETHIWKQLCKFHFTKEQIDLFFETNKIESANSKIDWHVVFRQLRRKHGLKEEYTESLFLCRHCRCLFWKSFGHPCVDLRRSIPSGMECMDENNGSLANTSPLYIPVPPQAFLSFFSL, encoded by the exons GTATAGCAGAAATAAAAATGCCTTTCATGAGAAGAAGCGAGATACAAATAGTTCTGAATATCAATTTGGTAGTTCCAATATTGGCTTCATTAATAATTCAG TCATGAATGAATGCCAACCTCACTGCCAGATTACTTTAAAGAATACCAAAGAA gTCATTGGCTTTAATAATATAGGAGAAGCTATTCAGAAACTTGATTTTAGAAATGCTGTTCATGATATCAGGAGGTTTAACTATATTTGTAAA CTATTGCATTTACTGATAACTCAAAATCTCACAACGCTTAGCGGCCGTGCTACTCAAGTTCTCTTTGCTGTGCTGGAAGAAGTGGCTCAACAAG TTGCCAGCAACCAGCAAAATTTGCACATTCTTCACATGCTGCTAAATGATCTGAGGCGAATTATCAGGAAATATTATTGCTGGGGTCGCCCTCTTGGCAGCACACTTCTTTGGGAGCAGCACTTAAAGACTATTGACAGGATTTGTCAATTTGCTAGTGATATACAAATTAAAGAG ccCATCGACGATGGCACATACAGGTTGACAGACATGCCGGCCGCCATCTTGCGTGAAATTTTACTCAGACTAAGTGATTACAAAGATTTGATGAACTCAGCTCAAGCCTGTGATGATATGAAATTCTTAATGGACGAGACGCACATCTGGAAGCAGCTCTGCAAGTTCCACTTCACGAAGGAACAAATAGACCTTTTCTTTGAAACGAACAAGATCGAATCTGCTAACTCCAAAATCGACTGGCATGTCGTGTTCCGCCAACTACGCAG AAAGCATGGCCTGAAAGAAGAATATACCGAGAGCTTATTTTTGTGTCGACATTGCCGGTGCTTGTTCTGGAAG TCTTTCGGCCACCCTTGTGTTGATCTCCGGCGCAGTATTCCTAGTGGTATGGAGTGCATGGACGAAAACAACGGCAGCCTCGCTAATACCTCCCCACTCTACATTCCTGTACCACCCCAAGCTTTTCTCAGTTTCTTCTCATTGTGA